GTAAGAGATCAGACACAGGTCAGCAAGGATGGATAAAAGAAAGGCAAAGCTGGGGTCTGACTCAGGGAACCAAATAAGCTAGAAGGTGATTTCAGAGGGAGGGTGCATGAAAAATGTGAACTCACTCTTCTCACAAATGCCTAcccagaaatttatttcccaagGCTAAGAGGTTAGCTTCCCAAGTTCCATAATCCCACCCAATCCTATAAACCTGTAAATGCTAAGACTGCacttggggaggggaggagtgaaTGGGTGAGAAACTCTGAGGGGATCCATACCAGTCCCTGTGCCCTGCCCTGACCTCAAAGTCCTAAAGCCTGATCTGAAAGAATTGAGGGCAGATTTATCATTTGTCTGGGGCAGGAGCTAGAGAAAGCGGAGAGACAAAGTGAAGAACTGGCTCTGGATGTTAAAGCCTGTCACTACCTCATCTTCTGTACAAACCTGCTCTGCCCCTTAGTGCTGGAATTTATAGATTCACATAGATGTGAGAGCTCCCCCTTCTCTGTCTGAAACATCCATTCTCCCTTTCATTAAGTACAAGAGAGCTATCAAATACATTCTGAGCAAACAATATAAAGGAGATCCAATCCCCATTCCAGTTCCAAAGACTGTTATCAACTTGGGTCTTGCCCCTTGAGGTTCCTCAGGGTCCCCACCCCATGGCCAGGATCTACTTCATGACTGCCTACCAGTTCAATAGTGCCAGGCCTCCTGCTGCATGTGGGGCCCTGGTATGCAGGCTGCCTGGGGTTGCACCCTATTTTGGCACCTTGGTAGGCAAGACCATCCTGTCTTCAAGGGGGAACCAGGAAGTGGGTGTGGTTGCTACACATAGCACATATGGCATCTGTGATATGCCAGTGTCCATACTTCCTGACTCTGGCTATCATCATGAGATAAATCAGGCTGATCTTTAGATTACCCCACCATCTCCACCCTCTAGTTGAAGGCTCTAGTCTGGCTGGAGAAATGCATGCTGTGGGAGGACATGGGGAAAAAAGATCTGGGGAAGCCTTGCAGAATCAATAAACAGGACCAATGAGCCCAGGAAgggacagaaataaagaaaaagaagtatagGCAGAGGAGCAACTGCTACTATCTTTAGCTAAAAAGGAGAGGGCAATTGCAGCTCCTTATAAACTGTCACTTAGGGGTTCCCTCACCTCTGCCCTGCACTCACCCCCTTTTGTCTCACCTCCCAGCTTCCATTGTTACAATCACTCTGCTCTGAGGAGAGGGCAGCTGCTGTCCTGTGGGTGGATGCCCACCTGCAACTGCTATTCTCACGCAGAGATACCAGTGCCAAGGAGGAGGCAGCTCTGGGGGGCTGGGGTCTGCCACCACTACAGAGCTGCCAAAACTGGCGTCGATACTTGTCTCCAGTAAGCAGGTAGAGCACAGGATCTAGGCAGCTATTAGCACTGGCCAGGGGTCGAGTCACTTTGTAGACTACGTTGACAATGTTCAATACTTGGCAGTCAGCTTCAAACAGCCTTGCTAGGTAATAAATTGTACGAGTGATGTGGAAAGGCACAAAGCAGACTGTGAAGACCGTCAGCACCACAGTGATGGTGCGGAGAGAACGGAGACGAGAAGACGAGTGTGCAGCCCCAGGCAAGGGCCGATACAGGCGCCGGGCCATGAGCCCATAGCAAACCAAAGTGACCAGGCAGGGCAAGCCAAAGAGCAGCCCCATGACTGCTGAACTGAAGTGAACATAGTGGTCAAATTCCTCAGGTCGAGTGGTGTCATGGCACAGGATGGTGGTCCCCCTGATGCTAGTTGTGACAAAGAACAGGTTGGGCACGAGGCAGCCAGCTACCACCAACCAAACTGCCAAGCAGATGAGGCCTGCGAAACGAGGGCGGCCCCAACGTAGTGCCTGCAGTGGGTGGCAGATGCCCAGGTAGCGGTGCACACTGATGCAGGTAAGGAACAGCACACTGCAGTAGAGGTTCCAGTAGAAGAGAAAGCGGATGAACTTGCAAAACCCAGTGCCAAAAGGCCAGTGGTTGCGGGCTGCGTAATAGTAGACGAGGGTGGGCAGCGACAGCACATACAAGGTGTCTGACAATGCCAAGTGGAACATGTAGGTGGCCGTTGCATCCCAGGGTCGTAGGCGGAAAAGGAAGAGCCAGAGGGTTGGGGCATTGAGGCCCAGGCCCAGCACAAAGACAACTGCATAGCTCACAGGTAGCAGAATGAACTTGAACTCTTCATCAAACCAGCAATCCATCTCCATCTCATCATCTCCAGGACCTGGGCTTGGGCCTAGAGATCTGAACAACGAGGACTCTGTTCTGGCCATGGCCCCCCTAGAGGTAGAGAGAGCAGAAATGAGAGTAGCTGTATTTCCTTGGTCTCCCAGTCCTGACCTGGGgcaaaaaaaaaggtagaaaacagATTGTGTACATgtaagaatatgtaacaacaaatgccatcattatgtaaaactataatgcaccagtaaaaaatgtggaaatgggGGGGGAGGAAGCAGAGGATAGGGAGAATACTGGTTGAAGCACTGGGAAGAGCTGGGGGGCATACATCCAGGTGCAACTCAGACCAGTCCAGCCCCTCTGGGAGCTTTCATGATCCATCCCAGGGAGTGGTGAGCAGCAGGCAGTGCAGGGACTCAGCTCAGTAGGGCAGTCAGTGGGCTTGGATTGTTCTTACTTTGCAACTGACTCTGTCTTACAGAGCTTGGCTAGCTGAAAAGGATGGAAGCCAACTAGTACTATCCAAAGTGGGAAGATGCCCAAGCCCAAATTATCTCATAACTCATCATCACAGCTGTGTTCCAGTGAAGAGAAGCATCACTCCCTACAGTGTCTTCACCTCTCCTCTTGCCCTGGTTCCAGTTCTCTATATTCTCTTTGCCTCTGATACCTCCCCCCAACACCTGCCTGCAGCCCAAGAGCCCCATCGCCACCCTTGCCCAAGAACTTTGGTAAATCTCCTACCTGTTCCCCTTGAAGTTGAGCCCAGCTGACTCTGTCACCCTTCCCCCTTGGTAGACAGAGGGCATATCCAAGGGGGTGGGGCTCAAGGTGGAGCCTGACTCTCCTCCTGTCCCATTCTGGAAGGTTGTCAGAGATAAAAAGGCCCTTAAAGATTTATCTAGTCCAACCCACTCAGCATACAGATTGGGAAACTGGGGCCCAACAAGATTACTATTTAACAGCTTTGAAATGATTGTGGGTGCGAGTACACAAGGAAATATCCAAGTTTGCAGATGAGAAAGAAGCCAGGCCACTAGAGATAACTAAATTACAGGAAGATCATATAAGTTTGTGGAAGTGAGTAGCAACATAGGACAAGAATTTTAACATGGGAACTGCAAGACAACAGGTTGAAAGATTTTAGAAAACTGAAACTACTGATATATATCTTAACTCCATATGAatataattataacaaatgttTGTATAGCCTTACTATGTCTGAGCACTGTTCTAAGGACTTCATACTTATTAATGACCTCACAGGCTCTCTGATGTAGGTTCTATTATTGTCCCTACTTTGCAAGGGAGAAAACTAAGGTGTAGATAGTTTAAGAATTATGCTAATTAGTGGTAAAATCAAGATTTGAGCCTTTGGACAAGACTCTACTATCCATGACATAATTGCTGTCCTTATTTGCCCCTCTAAACTACTACTGGTCATGATCTGGGAGAGTATCagcaaatttttactgagagcCTTCTATGTGCCTGGTTCAGTTATAGACACTGGTAGTTCACTAGgagagaacaaaacagacaatAACACCCAACTTAATGTTCTTACATGTTACTGGGGGGGCaataaaattaacacataaaatatatagattGCAATcatcattttagagaaaaataaaggagcgAGTGGctataggaaaggaaaagaggaagagagaactgCTGTTTTAAATATCGGACTGACTTGAATAAACACCAGGTGCTGTGAGGAAGGGGCAATGTAGAAGATGAGGTCAGAGTTTGGCAGGGACCAGATCATGAAGGTCCTTGGAAGCCATTATTAGAACTCTTTGACTTTTACTGAGAGAATGGAAAACCATTAAGGGTTTAGAGGAGGAAATCGCTATATCCTTGCTTACATGGTAGAAGGCTCACTGGCCAGCTCTATGTCAAGAATagacagcagggctgggggcacAGGCAAGACCAGGCAAGAGGCTGTTGGCAATAGAGATGATGGTAACTCAGACCAGATCGGCAGAGGTGGTGAGAAGTGGTCAGATTCTGGATGCACTGTGAAAGTAGAGACAAGATTTACTGATGAGGggtgtgagagaaaaaaaaaaaaagaatgacgaATAACTCCAATGTTTCTGGCCTGAGCAATTGGAAGAATGGAAGTCCTCTTGACAGGTGTAGTAAGGCTGTGAGAAAAGCAATTTTGGAGAAAGGGGGGgattcatttttcatcttttaagtttGAGAGACCTATGGCACAGGTAAGAGGAAGTGGCAAGGAGGCAGTTCACGCCTCCCTATAGGTGTTAGCCAATAAATTTCCCTTACATACTCCACCCCTTCCTCCATAGTGCCTTATCACTCTTCATCACTCTCAGAGACCCTGGTCTGAATGCAGTGGAAAAGGCATAGAGAGAAGCCTAGATTATTGAGAGCCTAATGCCAAGGAACACTGAATTGTCAGCAGCTGTGGTTCTGGGGCTCCTGAAGCTAACTAAGGCTTCATTAAGCATGGTTGTCTCAGGCACCCAGGGCAAACTGAGTCTGGAGAACTCTGAAGAAGAGGTGGGCAGTGATCTTGGAGAGGGGTGAGTAGGTTGGAGCAGAAGCCACTGTGAATGCAGCTGGAATGTAATGAAGACTCTGAACCTGATTCTCAGGTCCTAAGAATGTTGTCCAGCTGGATCCTCAGTGAGAGGAGGAGACAGGCCTGAAAAAGAGGCTCTAGAATCTGGATGGGGAAAACCTGGAGATCCTGCTCTGTGGCAGGGTAGCACATGGGATAAAATGTaggcgaggtggcacatgcctataatcccagcaactcacaaggctgaggcaagagtattgcatgtttgaggctagcctcagcaattgacACTGCCTCAAAAGAAAATCCCTAAAGGCCTTgcatgtagctcaggggtagagtacccctgggtttcatcctgactacaaacaaacaaacaaacaaaaagtaggaGTGGAAGAATAGTCATATCTTGAATTCTGGACAGCTAACTGCTGTGATACTGCATTAAAAGCTCAGGTTTTCGAGCTAGAAAGACTTGAGTTCAAATCCTTGTTctggctgggtgtagtggcacacaactataattccagcagcttgggaagctgaggcaggaggactgtgagttcaaagccagcttgagaaatttagggaggcactaagcaactcagtgataccctgtctctaaataaaaatatttaaaaaagggctggggatgtggctcagtggttgagtatccctgggttcaatctctggtacaaaaaaaaaaaaaatctttgttctgCTTATTAGTTATGTGACCATGAGCACCGCTTTGTAACTTACTTTCTTCACCAGTGAATTGGGGATAATAATTTGAACCTTTTGGAGATTTCAGAATATGAATTGGTTAATAGGTGTGGAAACACTTTGTAAGCCATAAAATGCCACAAATCCATAAGGCTTTTAAAATAGTACTTTGTTCCCAGGGATGAATATGGCCTCTTCAGAGGAGATCAAGTCTGACTCAAGGCTTGGTGAACAGCCAAGAGGAAACACCAAACTAGAAAAGCCTCTGCCTGATCCAGCTTCCTGCTCCTACTTCTTTAGGCCTTCTTAGCTCTGCTACAGTTCCTTCACCTGATAGCTTTGTGAGTTTCTGCTTGTCCCTGGACAcagctgcagcagctgctgctgctgctgccaccactgcCGCCCAGTGGCTACTTTGGGAAAAGACCTCTCCCAATATTTCCCAACCGCCAGCCTGAGCTTCTACTGTCCTCACCTGGGGCAAAATGAATGCAGCGCTGCAGACCAGACTTGCTCTTTTCTCTGAAACTCTTCTTTGGCTTCTGCGACTTTGCATTATTCTGTTTCTCCTATTCCTCTGGATGTTCCATCTGACTTCTTCCCTGGCTCTATTTTGCCATGCTTTCCCCAAATGTGGCCCTTCTCTTAAGGGgattcttctcctctcctcccttctctttcacCACCTCTGTTCCCTCTCTCCCCGCCTTGGAGGATCCACTCTCATGATTTCAACTATCA
This window of the Urocitellus parryii isolate mUroPar1 chromosome X, mUroPar1.hap1, whole genome shotgun sequence genome carries:
- the P2ry4 gene encoding P2Y purinoceptor 4; this translates as MARTESSLFRSLGPSPGPGDDEMEMDCWFDEEFKFILLPVSYAVVFVLGLGLNAPTLWLFLFRLRPWDATATYMFHLALSDTLYVLSLPTLVYYYAARNHWPFGTGFCKFIRFLFYWNLYCSVLFLTCISVHRYLGICHPLQALRWGRPRFAGLICLAVWLVVAGCLVPNLFFVTTSIRGTTILCHDTTRPEEFDHYVHFSSAVMGLLFGLPCLVTLVCYGLMARRLYRPLPGAAHSSSRLRSLRTITVVLTVFTVCFVPFHITRTIYYLARLFEADCQVLNIVNVVYKVTRPLASANSCLDPVLYLLTGDKYRRQFWQLCSGGRPQPPRAASSLALVSLRENSSCRWASTHRTAAALSSEQSDCNNGSWEVRQKGVSAGQR